One genomic region from Yarrowia lipolytica chromosome 1C, complete sequence encodes:
- a CDS encoding uncharacterized protein (Compare to YALI0C11715g, similar to uniprot|Q09882 Schizosaccharomyces pombe Cell cycle control protein cwf13, similar to Saccharomyces cerevisiae PRP45 (YAL032C); ancestral locus Anc_7.60): MNITIFGWLLISFSSPDLPQHNSMTSITALLPAPRYPTPGPKMSIFTTNAVSMAKNDSVPKYGSRTDWKPTSQADFNDGGAYPEIHIAQYPRNMGKPGSVSSNAITLKMDASGSADYSLIATQGHAADRHVQTSYDSLIPLRERIDAGTVSLEKPGEEAEQSTALATQAAFDKRLAANDKSGTKNKSDPQYIRYTANSMMGTEGGESQKIIKMVDLPQDPLEPPKFKHTKVPGRPASPPAPILRSPPRKLTAQDQKDWAIPSTVSNWKNQKGFTISLDKRMAADGRGLEDVKVNENFAKFSEVLNQNEKTMRDDIGKRREMQQRVAERQAQEQEEKLRELARRARQEREVGDESKGKEKEADGEDDRGRSRERLRSVSRDGDSDRSLSRSLSASDRSYSRSRSPYESRSRGRSYSRSRSPESRFRGRSDSRSRSPGYELERAAKKRKTERLERKREAERDLRLSKMGTQQKIKQLAKENSRDISERVALGAAQPQKLAGEAQFDSRLFSKSGSLQRGFNEDQYYDKSLFSAQEAVQSIYRPSASGDSVAEDTIDRLETEKRFDVLGKAGKGFEGADGEERDGPVRFVRDEE; this comes from the coding sequence ATGAACATCACCATTTTTGGTTGGCTTCTCATTTCATTTTCAAGTCCCGATCTCCCACAGCACAACAGCATGACTTCGATAACGGCGCTGCTACCAGCTCCGCGGTACCCGACTCCGGGGCCGAAAATGTCCATTTTCACGACAAACGCCGTGTCGATGGCCAAAAACGACTCTGTCCCGAAATACGGCTCCCGAACCGACTGGAAACCCACATCCCAGGCCGACTTCAACGATGGGGGAGCCTATCCGGAAATTCACATTGCCCAGTACCCCCGAAACATGGGCAAGCCCGGCTCCGTGTCTTCCAACGCGATTACTCTCAAGATGGATGCCTCTGGGTCTGCTGACTACTCGTTAATTGCTACCCAGGGCCATGCTGCTGATCGACATGTTCAGACGTCGTACGACTCGCTGATTCCTCTGAGAGAGCGGATCGACGCCGGAACTGTGTCGCTTGAGAAACCAGGTGAAGAGGCAGAGCAATCGACAGCCCTGGCTACTCAGGCAGCCTTCGATAAACGTTTGGCCGCCAACGACAAGTCTGGCACCAAAAACAAGTCTGATCCTCAGTACATTCGATACACAGCCAACAGCATGATGGGAACTGAGGGTGGCGAATCACAGAAGATCATCAAGATGGTTGATCTCCCCCAGGATCCCCTTGAGCCACCCAAGTTCAAGCATACCAAGGTTCCAGGTCGTCCTGCGTcgcctcctgctcccaTCTTGCGCTCTCCTCCACGGAAACTCACTGCACAGGACCAGAAGGATTGGGCTATCCCATCGACTGTATCAAACTGGAAGAATCAAAAGGGCTTTACTATTTCATTGGACAAGCGTATGGCTGCCGATGGACGTGGCTTGGAGGATGTCAAGGTCAACGAAAACTTTGCAAAGTTCAGCGAGGTGCTGAACCAGAACGAAAAAACTATGCGGGATGATATTGGCAAGCGACGAGAGATGCAACAGCGGGTGGCGGAACGACAGGcccaggagcaggaggaaaAACTTCGAGAGCTAGCACGTAGGGCTCGACAAGAAAGAGAGGTGGGCGATGAGAGCAAGGGTAAGGAGAAAGAGgcagatggagaagatgacaGAGGCAGATCCAGAGAGAGACTGCGCTCTGTGTCAAGAGATGGTGATTCTGATAGATCTCTATCGCGGTCATTGTCTGCGTCTGATCGATCATACTCTAGATCGCGGTCTCCTTACGAGTCTAGGTCCAGAGGTAGATCGTACTCTCGGTCAAGATCTCCCGAGTCGCGTTTCAGAGGCAGATCAGATTCTCGATCTAGATCTCCTGGGTACGAACTGGAACGAGCAGCCAAGAAGAGAAAGACGGAGCGCCTGGAACGAAAGAGGGAGGCCGAGCGGGACCTGCGACTATCCAAAATGGGCACCCAGCAGAAAATCAAGCAGCTCGCCAAGGAGAACAGCCGAGATATTTCAGAGCGGGTGGCCTTGGGCGCAGCTCAACCTCAAAAACTGGCAGGAGAGGCCCAATTCGACTCCAGACTATTCTCCAAGAGTGGATCTCTTCAGCGTGGTTTCAACGAAGACCAATACTACGACAAGTCTCTATTTTCAGCTCAGGAGGCTGTTCAGTCTATTTACAGACCCAGTGCTAGTGGAGACAGTGTGGCGGAAGATACCATTGATCGACTCGAGACCGAGAAGCGATTCGATGTTCTGGGCAAAGCTGGAAAGGGATTCGAGGGTGCTGATGGTGAAGAACGTGATGGTCCCGTTCGGTTCGTCAGAGATGAGGAGTGA
- a CDS encoding uncharacterized protein (Compare to YALI0C11781g, no similarity), which yields MNTLPPELWHMVFGHLDGPDVCRLHTIKPFHELLETSSDCLWSPLVDEIAHYPSTLHTHKSAKAALMNLASNKEYTASSKAVSLLETTSSIPFDDSDMSLEDLKADCGYSHSCLNGDTVYMLFSEIGPAVRIFKHSADGTKTTVDVPHVFEKDLLVKDEDPCEELDRQYEMECLGHNSELTFVRQKYFISGQTNHYYVDWTQGQLRRLDLQRNDKSELDLATYMQCSNGQLFVLDGHTLRNTNTNSLVPVEFDTRAGQPEFAHSTSRYLVIRQSDRLFHVDTVQRTVSC from the coding sequence ATGAACACTTTGCCCCCCGAACTGTGGCACATGGTCTTTGGCCACCTCGATGGCCCCGACGTCTGCCGCCTACACACAATCAAGCCCTTCcacgagctgctggaaaccTCGTCCGACTGTTTGTGGAGCCCTCTCGTCGACGAAATCGCCCACTACCCTTCGACCCTGCACACCCACAAGTCcgccaaggctgctctgaTGAACCTCGCCAGCAATAAGGAGTACACTGCGTCGTCCAAGGCAGTGTCGCTTCTAGAAACCACCTCATCCATCCCGTTTGACGACTCGGATatgtctctggaggaccTCAAGGCCGACTGTGGCTACTCCCACTCGTGTCTCAATGGGGACACCGTCTACATGTTGTTTTCCGAGATTGGACCGGCCGTGCGGATCTTCAAACACAGCGCTGATGGCACCAAAACCACCGTGGACGTGCCCCATGTGTTCGAGAAGGACTTGctggtcaaggacgaggaccCTTGCGAAGAGCTGGACCGACAATACGAAATGGAGTGTCTCGGTCACAACTCGGAGCTTACCTTTGTTCGACAAAAGTATTTTATCAGCGGACAAACCAACCACTACTATGTGGACTGGACACAAGGACAGCTACGACGGCTGGATCTTCAGAGAAACGACAAGTCCGAGCTCGATCTGGCCACCTACATGCAGTGCAGCAATGGTCAGTTGTTTGTCTTGGACGGACATACTCTCCGAAACACAAATACCAACTCGCTTGTTCCTGTTGAGTTCGACACTCGGGCCGGACAGCCCGAATTCGCTCACTCCACCTCGAGATACCTGGTGATCCGCCAGAGCGATAGACTTTTCCACGTGGATACGGTCCAGAGAACAGTGAGCTGTTAA